A single genomic interval of Coccidioides posadasii str. Silveira chromosome 1, complete sequence harbors:
- a CDS encoding uncharacterized protein (EggNog:ENOG410PG5B~COG:I~BUSCO:9303at33183), with the protein MLSSRVTFRLPRRGLRTKQAVRCLATESRLSPDFVRIVEVGPRDGLQNEKKAIPVETKIELIERLAKTGVKTLEAGSFVPAKWVPQMASTSEILTHLLKSPPKSPHPIAFNYLVPNIKGLETLVSTAESEGFSFSPESGSPTSPSSSSSSSSSAPNHTTEISLFAAATEAFSKANTNCTIAESLKRIEPIVDLAKKKNIRVRGYVSVALGCPYEGPDVDPHKVAEITATLLEMGADEVSVADTTGMGTAPRTQRLLKVLTAAGIANTDLALHFHDTYGQALVNTIVGLEHGIRVFDSSVGGLGGCPYSKGATGNVATEDLVHTLHSLGMQTGIDLEEMSRTGDWISKELGRANDSRVGKATVNKLQT; encoded by the exons ATGTTGTCCTCTAGAGTCACATTTCGCCTCCCTCGGCGAGGCTTGCGCACAAAGCAGGCTGTGCGCTGTCTGGCCACCGAGAGTAGATTATCGCCGGACTTTGTGCGGATTGTGGAAGTTGGCCCCAGAGATGGACTGCAGAACGAGAAGAAGGCCATCCCGGTAGAGACGAAGATCGAGCTCATCGAGAGACTTGCCAAAACCGGCGTAAAGACCCTCGAAGCTGGTTCGTTCGTGCCCGCGAAATGGGTGCCCCAG ATGGCAAGCACATCAGAGATCCTCACACATCTCTTAAAATCACCGCCCAAATCCCCCCATCCCATCGCCTTCAACTACCTCGTCCCGAACATCAAAGGTCTCGAGACTCTAGTGTCCACCGCCGAATCCGAAGGCTTCTCATTCTCCCCGGAGTCCGGCTCCCCCAcgtcaccatcatcatcatcatcatcctcttcctccgcGCCAAACCACACGACCGAAATCTCCCTCTTCGCAGCCGCCACAGAGGCCTTCTCCAAGGCCAACACAAACTGCACCATCGCCGAGTCCCTCAAACGCATCGAACCGATCGTCGACCTCgccaagaagaagaacatcCGTGTACGTGGCTACGTCTCCGTCGCCCTCGGCTGTCCGTATGAAGGCCCGGACGTCGACCCGCACAAGGTGGCCGAGATCACCGCCACGCTGCTAGAGATGGGTGCTGACGAGGTGTCCGTCGCGGACACGACCGGGATGGGCACCGCACCCAGAACGCAGCGGCTCCTAAAGGTGCTCACGGCGGCGGGTATCGCGAACACGGATCTTGCCCTGCATTTCCACGATACGTACGGCCAAGCGCTGGTGAACACGATCGTGGGCTTGGAGCACGGGATCCGGGTGTTTGACAGCAGTGTAGGAGGGTTGGGAGGATGTCCGTACTCCAAGGGAGCGACTGGGAATGTCGCGACGGAGGATCTGGTTCATACTCTCCACAGTCTCGGAATGCAGACGGGTATAGACCTGGAGGAGATGTCCAGAACTGGGGACTGGATCAGCAAGGAACTTGGCCGGGCTAACGATAGCAGGGTTGGCAAAGCGACTGTAAACAAGCTTCAAACATag